The proteins below are encoded in one region of Penaeus monodon isolate SGIC_2016 chromosome 32, NSTDA_Pmon_1, whole genome shotgun sequence:
- the LOC119593358 gene encoding RING finger protein 37-like translates to MANSSTSATQADSLDIPEDFLDPLTCEVMSVPLLMPSGHSVDAHTLERFIANESIWGRPPSDPFTGVPFKQGQQPTPNVPLKARIDRFLLLHVNHEEVKKIGRTVGSADRVYGQWQHSHQNGSTSSSFYTKRKNESPERVKNRKLFKSESEGTSDKQEGPNTQRDSMLNSTSEKLMKGADRKDSEEKLSKVVSKVDEQDEEINTVRKPSTSYRTNHKPVSCPTAGRSSGHHSLVHMIGGVLSMAQSRGLQRKGIPRHKPNEKPPSLICGDVKQKEFDLPSVSVQACSCGRKEQLYALPCQHVLCRPCLQVLPVENKCSVCKKIFKKSEVTKHHSKSIYS, encoded by the exons ATGGCAAATTCAAGTACTTCTGCAACACAAG CAGATTCCCTGGACATTCCTGAGGACTTTCTTGACCCTCTGACGTGCGAGGTGATGTCGGTGCCATTGCTGATGCCTTCAGGGCATTCCGTAGATGCTCACACCCTGGAAAG GTTCATTGCAAATGAGTCGATTTGGGGAAGACCTCCCTCGGACCCATTCACAGGAGTTCCCTTCAAGCAGGGTCAGCAGCCGACACCCAATGTTCCACTGAAGGCGCGCATTGATAG ATTCCTGCTTCTGCATGTGAATCACGAAGAAGTGAAGAAGATTGGCCGCACTGTGGGCTCAGCTGATAGAGTGTATGGGCAGTGGCAGCATAGTCACCAGAATGGCAgtacttcctcctctttttacacaaaaagaaaaaatgaatcgcCAGAAAGAGTGAAAAACAGGAAGTTATTTAAAAGTGAAAGTGAGGGAACGAGTGATAAGCAAGAGGGAccaaacacacaaagagacagCATGTTGAATAGCACATCAGAAAAACTAATGAAAGGTGCAGATAGAAAAGATTCAGAAGAGAAGCTAAGTAAAGTTGTGAGTAAAGTAGATGAacaagatgaagaaataaatacaGTAAGAAAACCATCCACAAGCTATAGAACTAATCACAAGCCAGTGAGCTGTCCCACTGCAGGTAGATCTAGTGGTCATCACAGTTTAGTGCACATGATAGGAGGTGTCCTTTCCATGGCCCAGAGTCGAGGCCTCCAGAGGAAGGGTATTCCTCGTCACAAGCCGAATGAAAAGCCCCCAAGTTTGATCTGTGGTGatgtaaaacaaaaagaatttgATTTGCCATCAGTCAGTGTACAAGCTTGTTCTTGTGGAAGGAAAGAGCAACTGTATGCCTTACCATGCCAGCATGTTTTATGTCGCCCATGTTTGCAAGTCCTTCCTGTTGAAAATAAGTGTTCTGTATGTAAGAAGATATTCAAGAAATCTGAAGTAACAAAACATCATTCAAAGAGCATATATTCCTGA